atcaCTAAACATATAAAGGAGGGGAAAAGTCAGAAAGAGGTGGATGTAAGtaggggaaaaaaagaaaaagagagcAATAATGAGTCTGATTTTATGAGCATATAATTTCttgtaaaacatgtttaaaatttttctaaataatttaaataatattgcaCATTTACttgcagaaattttaattttgattgtttttatttttatcccaAAGTTTATTCCTACAAgagaaattttagaaaatagCCATTGCAAATAGAATCatgtacagaaataaaaaaagattcatGCCTGTACAAAccatacatgtagctttatgATGGTGATTGCAGactataatttgtaaattattcaATTCATAGAATGAACAGCCAAgcacagtaaaacacagttatagcgaacatgcttataatgaattgacgcttacagcgaagtgattttcattccacAAGACTTTataacatgttgtaaacttgacggatataacgaattacgcttataacgaagcaaaatcgccCGTCCCTGGCGCTTCgttataactgtgttttactgtataagggtaaataaaAACATCTACAGAGTATATATAGTTTATATAGTTAATGGAGTATTAATCTTATGTGTGTACCTTTCAGACATGATGAGTTGCTTCAATTGAATGGTTTCTATGCTGACATGTGGCATCAACAACTGACCAAGAAAGAGGAAGGAACTGACGATAAAAACGGCGTTCTGAACTCAGGAAGCATTAATGGCCAAGATGGCGATGCGACATGATTATatcttgtacatatataatatataatcgTTATTGAAAATGCATGGGTGTTGTTTTATTAAAGTTCTTTAAAAGGGATGTAAACCTTAAAAAAAGACGACTTAATACATGTGAGAAATattagtatatttatatttacagcaTTGAACAGACCCATATATTACAGTCAGGATCAGAGCTAACCTaaaagaaagtaaaccccaactacaccctgggtttactctgggtatACTAGAGTGGACTCAGAGTCCAAAGCGgatgctacatgtgtatttgtaaTATACAAGGGCATGTATTGCAGGCAACAAGATGGTGAGAGAGAAAATGGGTcagcttcacacttcagtgcgtaaaGTAAACCCCAAACACAAACCTTGACTTaacccaagtaaacccagagtggacacaaattttaaaaaagctgaCCCAGAGTTAACTCTAAGTTAACCCCCGAAAGTAAATctggggtttagttggggtctGCTCTGGTGTTAGATTTAagttgggtctgattggtatTGTATGTATACAGATATGTCAATGTTTATGAAGAGGCATGATTGTGTTATTTTTATCTTCATTGCTGGCTGAAGTAGTATGTCTTCTACAGTAAAGGAGTTGGTATAcaatttataaatgcattttattttccattattttttttttatatcaaatatcctAGATCTGAAATACATTTCTCTGTAACATATGATTTTAGTCAGTGAagaattcaaatgatttttttttctataaaaagttTTCTTTGTAATCTTGAATTGCGATCAGATTTCCTTGTGGGATCATTTGGTACATATATGTTATATGTTTCCTTTTCCCCATCCCAGGGTAGAGATGATCACCATTAATTTCAATATGACTATTGAGTTCCTTTTTCTTAATTCTTACTTGTCTATATtttgatgtgattttttttttaattcatatttatttatcctCCCATGACCCAAAGATCAGGATATACAAATCATGTAGTCAATTTGTTGTCAGTCAGTTGTTGtatattgtaaaactttgaacttCCCATCAACTTActtttgtagtacatgtatatattgtttcaACTTGCACATGTTGTATAATTATCTTGGTTTATAGGGAGGAATGTAATAATTAAAGGCCAAATTTTAGcataataattattgtaaactattaaataaatttaaaaatattcatttctaGTCCTGAACTTGCCATTTgatggttatacatgtacatgtacctacaagatttctgtaaaaaaaacatttatacacACGACTGTATATTCAGTACCATGCGCAGATCTAGAGGGTGGTCCAGACCCACTCCCCTGCAGAATTCaactttctttaaattataccaaaaatatgcctcggaccgcCCCTCGCAACCTCAAATAGTtggaaaattttctggatctgcGCACGAGTATGTACCGGGTATATACTTTTTGTttctcaatttatttacaactgCACTCAAACTCTCTGGATTAAGTGAATACTAAATTCCATCAGATATTTGTTGTATAATTATCCAAAGAAATCTGATTAAACAAAGTTTAACTCGGCTTTCGTATACTCTTAGCTTTTCAATATGCATGGTTATGGTGGGGttatacttttattaatttttcttaatcTCCAGTGattcttttaatattcatttggAGAAAGCTGTCACAGGGATTTTTAGTTTGCATTTTCCTTAaaagtgctacatgtatatacatgttatttgatactttttttgattttatttggtaGGCCTAtacattttgtgtttttgtctctGAGTCAAGACTGTAGAGTGGTTTAAAGGcaagtaattacatgtatattttacaatcGGATGTGGTTGCTTTTATAtctctacatgtacatggaccatatttaaaaaataaaatcatgaatacATGCATTGAACTAAGAAATTCTTAAAAGTACTTATAAGCTAGCTAGTATATCTATTTAATAATCACCATAATAGCCACTCATAATTTGTCAAAACTTTACTCAATGTGTACCAGTATGTGAAAAAACATCcctattgtgtttttttttatttcaacattcaGTATTGTACATGCCCAACCAATACAGTGATAACTGCATGAATTAATTTCACATGAAAAGCTTCATTGCTACATTTCAGTGGGCGCCTGtgaagtgcgaaacgaaatcgaaacgaaatcgaacgaaacgaaacgaaaccaatcgaaaccaAACCAAACCAAACCAAACGAcacgaaaccaaaaatcgaaacgaaactgaatttaaacaaaactaatatcaattttgactacataaaagtgaaaataaattcattgaaataaatttttgaaccataaatataactacatgtatgtttcagattgccgctgtaaatttttgagccgattatccgaaatttgcaaaaattatataattatgttaattactgatgtacattcctatactttttaatgtttctaatttgtttcattaaatgatattcagacgtttaGAGAGAGAGTTTCGATTTCGTTTTGCACTTTAGAGGCGCCCCATTTCAGTTACATCAATGCGGttcatgcatgtatttactTGACATATgtgaacataaaataaaaacagaacaaggaaaaaaaatttttgcttaaaaaaaaagcatttttctaactgtaaatctttaattacatgtaccactaCATCGTTGTAAACAGttgtgtatcaaataaatattagtGGATGTATATCAGCATTTACAAATCAGAGAGGAAATGTGTCAGTCtctcaaatttttttcattaaaattaatgaaatacagtaaccataaaaaaaaaccaaggggcaatattttaaagcatacattatttgcaaaatattttgaaaatttttcaaacaagcttaatctttgacatgatttgatttttttgctgATGGgatgtttattttcattatatagtTGCAAATTGTCACAAATTGGGTTAATTTTAACAGATCATAAATTTAATACTGAAAAAATCACCATGAAATGTTTTCTATGCAGTAGGCAGATTTTAGGTCTTATTGCCCCTTGTTCTTTTAAAATGGAATAGATACATCAGATATTTTTCTTCGGCCTTATGAACTATAGTTCATTATCTGTTAATTAGACATTATAACCCATGCAGTAAAGAATCAAGACAGATTCAAACCACATTAACCCTTATTGGAGTTTTTATTGCTCAAACATATTAAGGCTAGCCTCGAAAATTGTTCTTTTCTTCTCGTAAAAATCCCATGGTGGATACTGGTTCACTCGTTCGGCAGTGTTTTTGCACGGCGGAATTGCTGAAAAGGAAAGATTACATTTATATCACTTAGGTAGCAACAAAAACGTATACACAACTGTAAAATACCTGTTTATATAATCTTGCTTGGAGGAAAGATATAGCTTGTTCAACCTGTCATGGGTATTTCTATAACTTTAATTTATTGTCTTATTTGACCGTATCtcaaaatacagtcaaactttgttatctcgaaCAGGATGGGACTGTTTTAAAACTTCCGAATTATCcgagtattcaagatatcaagggtaaaataccTAAAATATTAGTGGTAGGGACTTGCAAATCTCTTCGACTTATCCACTGTAtacgagatatcagtgtttgagatattgaagatcaactgtacatgcatgtacagtaaaCACTGTAGGTACATTCATGCAAGCTGATATGCATAGATCTATATTAAATTAACTTCCGATTCTTTACGATCTTCATTTCTTGAATCCTCTGATATTGGTTTTTACATTCTGAGAATTGAtctaaaatcataaaattactGAATCATTCTTGACGTCTTCATACAACTTATGATGTCCATGACAATATCtgcttaatacatgtaattagtcTACACTTGATATTGGGGTTGCAGTTTCCTAATGAGGGTATAGATGATTTGATGTTAATATGAAACTGATTGTAAGTTAGGTACATATTTTTATAACGTAAAAGGTTCAGTTATCCAGAAATCCTTTATAATAAATTGTGTCTAAGCCACAAATGGTTATAAAGACTACATAAAAATATTCTCTGTATAAGATTACCACTGATTAAAAGGTAACGATAACTTACTCCACTCTCATGAAAGGATTGGTTTTAAGTTCCTCCTCAATGCTAGAGGGAATTGTGGGTAAATTATTTGCTCTCTGCTCCTAAAAAAAGAAACTGAACAACCATTAGATGTCATCCATTTTTCTCTCCCCTTACGTAATATGTTCCCCCgtttttctatttcattttcattttgagtTTCCTGGGCTTCTTTAAAAGCTTACTTAATTAACTTTTAAACCTTCAAAGGATATTTTATAACTGAATATACCAATGTTTAATGGGAAAAAAAATCCCACCTATTGTACATCCATAATTTAATTGATAGGTTGACATATAAATCCATAAATCAAAGATTCATTCCCTTTCATCTCTATTTTGATTGTTACCACTTCAAGTTTATATTGACTCAGTATTGCTACATACCATGTAGATATATCgatctccatagtaaaacaaaCCACTTAAGCTTTCTCAacacaaataaacacaaaaactAGGAGTTGGGGGAACAATCAGAAATGATATGGCCATCCAGGGCAAAgcattaagaattttttttcagttttaacaatgacaaaaatacatgtacatgtagtatactaGCTGTATTGCAGaattatttctgtttttataagatgtcaattttattttatttttcaactttctataaataattgattaattacGGAATAGTGATTACATACCTTGGCCCAGGTAAATTTCTCCTTTGTGGTTGTATTCTCTGGTTCAACATGGAGGGCGTACTTCAAATTGTTCACAGTGTACTCATGGCCACAGAAAACACGCTGTTTAtcacaaaacaaaacatgtatCAATGAGAGAaaatctatctatctctctgtccatccgtccgtctatctatctatctatctatctgtctgtctgtctgtctgttacCCTAACTGTAGGAGCAGAAATGTCTACaattgtactacatgtatgtgtataaaAGTTCCTCTTGGACTACCTGCAGTACTGTAGCTCCATGGGAAATTCGGTTCAACTCAAATTTTCCAAAGAACTGCAGATCTGCAGCTATTCTTGCACTAACcacatttaacatttaacacGTACTGTAATCATGcatattaaacattttgttgtggatttatattcatttgaaaatgtcatttacaaaagaaatttaaatttaaccccccccccctcccctagCATAATATTTCTGCTTGAATTAACATTACTTCTCCAACAGATATCAATCTCTCTAGTCTAAAAGGTTTgataaaaaacaacactttttacACTTTGAAAACTTAAATTCAGTCAAAGGCTGAAtctttaaggaggctggatggtcaacaaattaaccttCAGATCTACCTACaattttaacgaggccgggtctaatttgttctgccctagatttttggatgaaactttttacatgaatttctactgatataattattattttaagattaaaaaataagacatttaccacaccgtttgtttagggggtcatctcaaagtgtgTTAATCTTTAatataggaccctatgggattttgcttgaaatgtatcaattttgcatattttttacattttttcaaaacttctgccctaaggatttctttttctgttctacatattaaagttattgctaaaaggcatctaatggtcaaataaaaaaaaccttttacctcctggtttgttccaggggtcttatcaaagttgatttttgtatgcccaatttcccagattcgtcagataatggctattttttatttgacaaaagcggaaaaggtgatctaaatagtattattaaaacattcagacatatttaagtaataaaaaaatatataacatcacatattaagggtcattgatataaaatacatggttactgtctgaaatatatgaatttagctatatttaggcgggttaagaaaacaaGACAgaaggctaggcttgctgaaccctcttcacgttttcgacccgagcccaaatatagcttatacttcgagacatttatgtttattccacaatataacattatttttacgcatcaaacgagatattttcaacaattttcgctgaatatctgcagttgaaactatcacgccatggcgtcaacctagcaaaaagatgacgtcacaatacaaatgaaacgctgcgcgaaagcgtgcgtactcgttctgtactcggcctcgttaagatacatgtatgatttgttTAGGTGTAAACTATTAttcaatcaagaaaaaaatccataaattttacctttaaaatggggtattttactatatttttaCCTATTGCTATTCTTcttaaggagatcaatacagcctaaaaatggccatgaaCATCGAACCCTATTAACTGTATCTGATAGAGAGCCGCCTAAGAAACTGTAATTTCTGAGTTCAtgaagagttattccccttaaAATGCTTGGAATATTCAtctattacaaaaaaaacaaatttcatcaagtacatgtatatacagtatCAGTActtaatgatgaaaaaaataagcgGATGTACCAGGTATATAACATGGCAAATACATCTGTGACGTATTGTTATCAACTATTTCTGCtggataatattttttcatattttgaccATTTTACATTAATATGTATTGTTGCAGTGATTATCAGGACTTACTGTGTTTCCTGGTAGCTTGGACAGTATGGTGACAAGGGCGGAGTACATCATGTCTGGTGTCCCCTCAAAGAACTTCCCACATCCCCCCACAAACAGGGTATCTCCTGAAATTACACGTAATGCATATATCATAGGTACCaaacacatgtacattaatatCTTTCTAACAAACTAAGACATATACGCAGGTGATATATGATATCCATGCATGACAGGAACCCATCAAATGCAtgaaaattcaacaattttgaatttaaatgaattttagtttttcatcttttaccTGTTAATTTTTTCctgtgaaaatttacccgtaaaCTCATTTACCTGTAAACACGGCTGGTTGTTCTCCGGAGGTGCTGGTGACATAGTAACAGATGTGACCAGTGGTGTGGCACGGGGTGAAGAGACACTTGACGTTCAGATTCCCCACCTATACTCAAACAAAACAGAACTCGTTGAAAAGAATTTGCATGTAAAGGAACTGAAAGCCCCATGCAGTTATATTAGCAAATCAGCTGCACTATGGAATATCTGGATCTTGACTAATTACTACACTGTCAAGCAACTTTGAACattacatatgtaaaaaaaaaagtactggTACATTTGCAACAGTGGAGCCATATAATATATAGATCAAGGTTTTTCCAGAATGCCTCAATATGTAGCCTTAAAATGCAAGGTCTTTTGAAGAATAGATACTGTAACAatcatttctataaaatttaaacTACATACATGTTATTGTATCTAGTATATTAGAGaatcattaattataaaatgatatGTGATATATATGCTATAAAAGCTAATTAACATTttctaatatttcaaaaagcaaGAAACTCTGCAGGTGATCTAAAATAAACTGTAAAAGCACATGTATTCTATGCAGTGTTAATGAGGCACAATGACACTATTTTTGTGAGCAGGCCAAATTGCCAAGCTGACACCATATACTGaggatatatatgtacaataattcTCTGTCTGCATTTCATTGGAAAGCAGTGCATATTACCTTAAACTGGTCCCCATGTCCAACTTTAGTATTGAGAGCAGGTATCCTGTCATCACCACCATAGACCACAATTTTCTGACTGGGTACCAGTTTTACTAGTTTATCATTTCCATTGGCATGATCCCTAGAAGGGTCAAATAATAAAGAGCtgaattatatatgaaaaaaaacctccAATTTTTTTAGGTAAACTTCAGGAAAATCATGATCTATAGAACAGTATAATTATGTAAGCTAGGCTGTTAATAAATTTGACTgacatatactgtaaaccaacttttattcatgtgcgagaaattttcgcgaggttAGCGAGAACGTTGTCATCGCGAATATTTCTTGCTGTGAACCAATcctttgtctatagtttttaCAACAATACAGGTCTGGGTAAGGCTTGGTTGCAAACATTAGTTGTCGCAAACCAGTTTATCGACAGTTGATCGCAAAATAAAGTTGCCACAAATAAAACTTGGTTTACTGTAACAGTATTTATATATGCTTGAAAAGAAaaggaacaaaaaataaaaatgtatttctgaATCAGTTCTCTAACAGAAAAGCAAATATCTGCCATCTataaatacttttcaaaaaaGCTAGTTTTCCGGCTGTATATTCATACCgataattgtatttataaatgttcATTCTTAATAATATTTagtatagatttaaaaaaaaaaaatattcattttgacaGAGAAATGTTATTTTTGCTGTACTATGTAGCTTAAAAGTGATTTTTGATTTATACCAGTGGTGGTGCGTTGTCAGAATAGTTGTTAAGGTGCAGTTCTCTTCCTTGATGGCATCTAATATCTGCAAAAATAAGATGAGGAATATATTCaacactgtggaatcattataattcaattttcaaggtatttgtgggtagccctcccccatGAATTAAAGTCCTCCacagaaataatttaattaacattACAGAAAACTGATGCACCCACAAAATTACATCCTcatgaataagaaaaaaactctcaatccacaaaaatttgCCCCAACGATttcaaatgattccacagtatacagTCACGCTATAGCTGGGgcatatggtacatgtattatgattgATCTAGCGTGCATGCATGGCACCACTTGGTGGGGAGGTGGCCTCCTATTCTGTGGATCTGCTGAATCTAGATGTTCTCAACacaagaatatttattaaatactgGTAATATACAGTTGTCCACAGTAAATAGGGCATATATGAGTAACAGGTGTTGAAAAGTCAATTAAGTCTCAACTGGGACTCAAACCCAGGGCCTCTGCTTAACGTGCCAGCGTTCTAaccactgaaatacatgtattgagacCCGATATTGACTAACAGTTACACATCTGTTAGCTCAGTGACATACATGCATATGTTTTTTACAAGTAGATTATGATCTATGGCACCACTTGATCATGTTGATGGCCCCTTAATTTACCTTTTGGGGTTCCACTGGATCCACAGCTGCACACTGCCTGGTCTCTTCGTCAACCAgcaggtacatgtagttatctTCCAGGGCGGGCACAAGTCGAATCTTCATGTCGGGCTGAGAGATGGTGATAGGTCTGGAGTGAAATTGTCGACTCGATGTCCCAAATTGTGACACCTTCCTTACAATAGCTGTCGAATTTTAGGCTTATGAGCTTAAACTTTTCATTTCGAAATAACTTATAAGGTATAATTCTTGCAATACTTTGAATTAAATCACAGTTTGCTAAACACGATTTGTTTTTCTAACATAATTCTATTGGCAAACACAGTGGCACCAAGAATTGGGCTCGATTTTTATACGATTTGtaatcaagtttttaaaaaattcataaaattccaACATTATTTTTTAGACTTGGATGTATGGATGGGCTGTTTAAAAATCAcgattaaaatatgttttcattaattttaaaaacatcaaagaccAATTTTTAGCACGATATTCGTGATGTAAAAAGCCAGGTAAAAAGTGTGGTTCTCTTCGGctaagatttttattaaataaatttaaagattcaccagatatgatataaaaaacataatttttcatcatatttgtCTGAACATGGAACTTCAAAGCATGACAATTAAATTACCTGGGTTAAGTGTAGCTTTTGCTACTTGTTTAAGTTTAGAGGAAATTCGAGTCCACGGCATTTGTGTtgtgttaagtcgtacgtaatgGTTTCGTATAAGTCTTATTTTTCAACATAATTATAGGCCTATTTGTTCTTATACACGTCAGATATCCAAAGTTTCACCAAATTTAACGTAAATCAATATAACAGTATAAAGTTAGCAATTTAATCATGTGCCTCAACAATATGTCATTCGACTTCATTACAAAATCGACTCATAGTGATCTGTGTTCATTAACACTGGAAAATGCAGATatataaatgaaagaaaaattaaattcaatttattggCCAAACCACATCTGGCCcaagtcatacatgtatacagtcgCAGTATGAGACACGTTTAATAGGACCAAACTACGAGGGCCTATAGATATAGCACAAAAACTATCCAGTCAATTaatatttcgttttaatttggcaaaaagTTTACTTATATGTTATCCTTCCATCGCTGAAAATTGTAGGAAAATcgtatgtttgtaatattttttacaaattaatttaaaaattgtaaccCCCTTTTTTCTATATAATCCTACATAAAAGTTCGGGAATGATTCGGACATACGACCAAGATTTGAGCGCGCTAAACAGATGAACTGTCCAGTCAATTCACTTTATATACAGGACATAGTTTACTCATTTACTCATGACCTAttactggatttttttttaaaggaaatagtatgtttgaaacattctcccccgagacttctttaattacatgaaagataattacataatataattatacattccacatattttttgcttgtaaagtgtgttgaagactacggcagttataacactgtacTCCaaacagggtactcaaaggttaaatgACGaatttttattatgacgtcacaaacattgaacgctgttaactgcaacgtcacaagcgaaaatcaaagtttacgcttgtggctgttactgtggctcttctaTTTCCATGAACTTACTCGttggataagataggaattttaaggtataactcacatttgcagacaaggtaTGAagttaataaaatgtaaatataagcattaaatcatgatttttttaagtatacagtctcataactgcagcgatgtgtgcatacaaattttcataacgcgttactcaatttgtatggacacaccgctgcagttatgagactgtgtATACttaaaacaagttgctgtcctttaaacaAGGACTACAATAcatggaccatttgcatgtgtttccaacgaaaacgtgaaagctttaagattatcagagattcctcCGACTCTAGCCGCCCACTTTttaccactaaatttgtacgttgtatcaCGTATAGCCCTCACTTTTTATCTCAGAGTTTGAGGGAtttatacttctaaaataattttaatctatataaatgaagattgcatgtatagtatcaggcaatCGGCGAGtcct
The window above is part of the Magallana gigas chromosome 10, xbMagGiga1.1, whole genome shotgun sequence genome. Proteins encoded here:
- the LOC105331942 gene encoding hydroxyacylglutathione hydrolase, mitochondrial, translating into MPWTRISSKLKQVAKATLNPAIVRKVSQFGTSSRQFHSRPITISQPDMKIRLVPALEDNYMYLLVDEETRQCAAVDPVEPQKILDAIKEENCTLTTILTTHHHWDHANGNDKLVKLVPSQKIVVYGGDDRIPALNTKVGHGDQFKVGNLNVKCLFTPCHTTGHICYYVTSTSGEQPAVFTGDTLFVGGCGKFFEGTPDMMYSALVTILSKLPGNTRVFCGHEYTVNNLKYALHVEPENTTTKEKFTWAKEQRANNLPTIPSSIEEELKTNPFMRVDNSAVQKHCRTSEPVSTMGFLREEKNNFRG